In Gadus chalcogrammus isolate NIFS_2021 chromosome 1, NIFS_Gcha_1.0, whole genome shotgun sequence, one DNA window encodes the following:
- the dnmt3ba gene encoding DNA (cytosine-5-)-methyltransferase 3 beta, duplicate a isoform X6, with product MISGHSMVGCAAFGCSNRSEKGYRMYGFPKDQDRMKRWMAMVSRQNLHMTWASNSRKLCHVHFEDDQFTATKTGGKLKLRPDALPTVFIHRPKPKRRKPIQMDHTYNAKLNFENCKMATNDIVLPDETQEKCSRYSLLRWLNNTLKVKFNHVSQTCSGATHCQFMHWLFPGSLDMSQVKFQAQNEGEFRHNYNLLQEAFDRSGITKGIPVGELVTGSFKANFVFLKWFKTFFTENIKDMDYDPVQARAGEGICPALIMMNSPKRGSSRLEPDVEETKGAQNFPYTEKWKEMYSWAEPSTCGELYAYCSVCGTDLLTYRKGIQDLTRHFVTIKHKTRAKKPQLELQAPKTGPLPCSEVVVQFINKYCSSSSSGGDQPSRGFARYMLGLEFPTDVLSICKQTPYCLYVYGGVTLEEAATVSVVLVGFFDIESATHHIRLLDVLPSPAEEAGEEPKKTGGAVVEAMKRFSLPLINLSAVYVGGTGASAQHVCSQLREFSPNLVAFGDLDKLADAACHAAVTALSASVLKIISELHAYFTSTSKEIDCLKDLFASENNDSKTFHPSRDCLNFSQLVRKMLETWPDLVSFFESCKKDKDKDKVQPIFVMLQDANLKATFKFLALALKPLEAFQKHLEMHDGDTGADLVRILQEASSLLHTYAAHFLNPQAAERFLEEHDARVLTDKTLHQSGADLVAGGSAVEELLDEPLTQQFLSFYMTLTGLIAKEVPLSDRILKSMAQLLNPETKLKVTDTAVEELGKRLGVCSTEGEVNQLTKELLEYQQSEEEEEEEDGEHQDTSAISLEKHWAGVLKNRDSSSVLRNLVLSLLSFPCPPLEAEIVYAQAVASGDAILFSEDREDSIMEDNPISEGTSTSPVQNGIKMEEDCSVSEPNIGGDKDGLVSSQEGKDTSPASSRITPSGRNLRRVQAYQDGKGFLTGELVWGSLKGFSMWPGLVVPWKAKSAPPGMRRVEWFGDGMFSEIPSSGLMPFHAFTRCFCKNSYASLPTYKDAIYQIIELAGERCRKSFGAAKGGKEDELNLMLDWAHGGFLPSGPDGFRPPGSTPADQSDSAQSDYNPPAKRKHVSKAKAIALAAVTYNRESMIQEIEDKGKKIEDFCMSCGSPETEIFHPLFVGSLCLKCKDNFIETFYRYDEDGYQSYCTVCCGGLEVILCGNPSCCRCFCKDCINILVGQGTFDQLKDIDPWSCYVCKPSECGGNLRLRSDWRLKVQEFFVNNSALAFEPHRVYPSISADQRRPIRVLSLFDGIATGYLVLKELGIKVELYVASEICGDSIAVGMIKHQGKIQYVNDVRTITRKTLAEWGPFDLLIGGSPCNDLSMVNPLRKGLFEGTGRLFFEFYRMLTMMRPKEDDDRPFFWLFENVVFMGANDKSDICRFLECNPILIDAVKVSPAHRARYFWGNVPGMHRPLATSLDDKVGLQDCLEVGRKAKFEKVRTITTKSNSIRQGKDGPLPVDMNGKEDYLWCTEMEQIFGFPKHYTDVNNMGRCQRQRVLGRSWSVPVIRHLFAPLKDYFECESGQ from the exons AAAACTGCAAGATGGCAACCAATGACATCGTGCTTCCCGATGAGACCCAAGAAAAATGCAGCCGCTATAGCTTGCTGAGATGGCTCAACAACACGCTAAAAGTTAAATTCAATCATGTGTCACAGACATGCTCAG GTGCCACTCACTGCCAGTTCATGCACTGGCTGTTCCCAGGCTCGCTCGACATGAGCCAAGTGAAGTTCCAGGCACAGAACGAGGGGGAATTCAGGCACAACTACAATCTGCTTCAGGAAGCATTTGATAGGAGCGGCATTACCAAG GGAATTCCCGTTGGAGAACTGGTCACTGGCTCATTCAAAGCAAACTTCGTCTTCTTGAAGTGGTTCAAGACGTTTTTCACAGAAAACATCAAAGATATGGACTACGACCCAGTCCAAGCACGGGCTGGTGAAGGAATCTGTCCCGCGCTTATAATGATGAACTCCCCAAAAAGAG GGAGTTCGAGACTGGAACCTGATGTTGAAGAAACGAAGGGCGCCCAAAATTTCCCCTACACCGAGAAGTGGAAGGAGATGTACAGTTGGGCGGAGCCCAGCACTTGTGGAGAGCTCTACGCttactgcagtgtgtgtggtacaGACTTGTTGACATATCGTAAAGGCATCCAGGATCTAACCCGACACTTTGTCACAATCAAACACAAGACAAGGGCCAAAAAACCCCAACTGGAACTTCAAGCCCCAAAAACAGGGCCATTGCCCTGTAGCGAGGTTGTCGTGCAGTTCATAAACAAATACTGTTCGTCAAGCTCCTCTGGTGGAGACCAGCCGTCTAGAGGCTTTGCACGCTATATGCTGGGATTAGAGTTTCCCACTGACGTTTTGTCGATTTGCAAGCAAACACCGTACTGCTTGTACGTGTACGGAGGGGTGACACTGGAGGAGGCGGCCACCGTGTCTGTGGTTCTCGTTGGCTTCTTTGACATAGAATCTGCTACTCACCATATCAGGCTTCTGGACGTTCTGCCCTCTCCCGCAGAAGAAGCAGGGGAAGAACCAAAGAAAACAGGAGGAGCTGTGGTGGAGGCCATGAAGAGATTCAGCCTTCCCTTGATTAATCTGTCTGCGGTTTACGTCGGTGGCACTGGTGCCTCCGCGCAGCACGTCTGCTCACAGCTCAGGGAGTTCAGTCCAAACCTAGTTGCCTTCGGAGATCTGGATAAGTTGGCGGATGCTGCCTGCCATGCCGCAGTCACAGCCCTCTCTGCCTCGGTTCTGAAGATCATTTCAGAGCTCCATGCATATTTCACGTCCACCTCCAAGGAGATTGATTGTTTAAAGGATCTGTTCGCTTCTGAGAACAATGACAGCAAAACATTTCATCCTAGCAGAGACTGCCTTAACTTTAGTCAGTTAGTCAGGAAGATGCTGGAAACGTGGCCAGATCTGGTTTCCTTCTTCGAATCTTGCAAAAAGGACAAGGACAAGGACAAAGTCCAGCCCATCTTTGTCATGCTGCAGGACGCAAACCTCAAGGCAACCTTTAAGTTCCTGGCTTTGGCCCTGAAGCCTCTTGAGGCTTTCCAAAAACATCTAGAGATGCATGATGGAGATACAGGCGCAGACCTGGTGCGCATCTTGCAAGAAGCCAGCAGCTTGTTGCACACCTATGCCGCCCACTTCCTCAATCCGCAGGCTGCAGAGCGCTTCCTTGAGGAGCACGACGCCCGTGTCCTTACAGACAAGACGCTTCACCAGTCAGGGGCCGACCTCGTGGCTGGGGGTTCAGccgtggaggagctgctggatgAGCCTCTTACACAGCAGTTCTTGTCATTCTACATGACACTCACAGGTCTCATTGCTAAAGAGGTGCCACTGAGTGACAGGATCCTGAAGAGCATGGCGCAGCTCCTGAACCCCGAGACCAAACTCAAAGTAACAGACACGGCCGTGGAAGAACTGGGAAAGAGGCTGGGAGTCTGCAGCACTGAAGGAGAGGTGAACCAGCTCACCAAAGAGCTTCTGGAGTATCAGCAgagcgaagaagaagaagaggaggaagatggagaacACCAAGATACATCTGCCATCTCACTGGAGAAGCACTGGGCCGGCGTGCTCAAAAACAGGGATTCTTCCTCCGTCCTCAGGAACCTGGTCTTGAGCCTGCTGTCCTTCCCTTGTCCTCCCCTCGAGGCCGAGATAGTCTACGCTCAG GCCGTCGCAAGCGGAGATGCCATATTGTTTTCGGAAGACAGAGAGGATTCGATCATGGAGGACAACCCTATTTCTGAGGGCACTAGTACCTCCCCTGTCCAGAATGGCATAAAGATGGAAGAGGATTGTAGTGTATCAG AACCAAATATTGGGGGTGACAAAGATGGACTCGTCTCCAGTCAAGAG GGGAAAGACACTTCACCGGCATCCAGTAGGATAACCCCGAGCGGTCGAAATTTGAGACGGGTCCAGGCCTATCAG GATGGGAAGGGCTTCCTGACCGGAGAGCTGGTGTGGGGGAGTCTGAAGGGCTTCTCCATGTGGCCCGGGTTGGTCGTGCCCTGGAAGGCCAAGTCAGCGCCACCTGGGATGAGACGCGTGGAGTGGTTTGGAGACGGGATGTTCTCGGAG atcccctcttcaggcctTATGCCGTTTCATGCCTTTACTCGCTGCTTCTGCAAAAATTCCTACGCCAGCCTGCCAACGTACAAGGACGCTATCTACCAGATCATTGAG CTGGCCGGGGAACGCTGCAGGAAGTCGTTTGGAGCGGCGAAGGGAGGCAAGGAGGACGAGCTCAATCTGATGCTGGACTGGGCCCACGGGGGATTCCTTCCAAGCGGGCCGGATGGCTTCAGGCCCCCTGGCT CTACACCGGCAGATCAGTCAGACAGTGCACAGTCAGACTACAATCCGCCAGCTAAAAGGAAACATGTTAGCAAGGCAAAAGCGATTGCACTTGCTGCAGTCACCTACAACAGAG AATCAATGATACAGGAAATTGAAGACAAGGGTAAAAAGATTGAAG ATTTCTGTATGTCTTGTGGATCACCTGAGACAGAAATCTTCCATCCACTGTTTGTTGGCAGTCTCTGTTTGAAGTGCAAG GACAACTTTATAGAGACATTTTATCGCTACGACGAAGATGGCTACCAGTCGTACTGCACCGTTTGCTGTGGCGGCCTCGAGGTGATTCTCTGCGGCAATCCCAGCTGCTGCAG ATGTTTCTGCAAGGATTGCATCAACATCCTGGTGGGCCAGGGGACCTTCGATCAGCTGAAGGACATCGACCCTTGGAGCTGCTACGTATGCAAGCCGTCCGAGTGCGGTGGGAACCTGAGGCTGAGGTCCGACTGGAGGCTGAAGGTCCAGGAGTTCTTCGTCAACAACAGTGCACTGGCATTC GAACCCCATCGAGTGtatccctccatctctgctgACCAGCGCAGACCCATCAGAGTGCTGTCACTATTCGATGGCATTGCAACAG GTTACCTCGTGCTCAAAGAGCTGGGCATCAAAGTGGAGCTCTACGTGGCTTCAGAGATATGCGGCGATTCCATCGCCGTGGGAATGATCAAACACCAGGGAAAGATCCAATACGTCAACGACGTGCGCACAATCACAAGGAAAACT CTGGCCGAATGGGGTCCGTTTGACCTGCTGATCGGAGGCAGTCCCTGTAACGATCTGTCCATGGTGAACCCTCTTCGAAAAGGATTGTTTG AGGGCACTGGCAGACTGTTTTTTGAGTTCTACCGAATGCTGACCATGATGAGGCCTAAAGAAGATGACGACCGCCCGTTCTTCTGGTTGTTTGAGAACGTGGTGTTCATGGGGGCCAACGACAAGTCAGATATCTGCAGATTCCTTGAG TGTAACCCCATTCTTATTGACGCAGTGAAAGTCAGTCCTGCGCACAGAGCTCGCTATTTCTGGGGAAACGTCCCTGGCATGCACAG GCCTCTTGCAACATCTCTAGATGACAAAGTTGGCCTCCAGGATTGTTTGGAAGTGGGACGCAAAGCAAAG TTTGAGAAAGTCCGCACCATCACAACAAAATCCAACTCCATAAGGCAGGGAAAGGATGGCCCTCTTCCGGTGGACATGAACGGGAAGGAGGACTACCTCTGGTGTACCGAGATGGAGCA AATCTTTGGCTTCCCTAAACACTACACCGACGTGAACAACATGGGCCGGTGCCAGAGGCAGAGGGTCCTGGGTCGATCCTGGAGCGTCCCGGTCATCCGCCACCTCTTCGCCCCCCTCAAGGACTATTTTGAATGTGAATCAGGACAGTAA
- the dnmt3ba gene encoding DNA (cytosine-5-)-methyltransferase 3 beta, duplicate a isoform X3: MISGHSMVGCAAFGCSNRSEKGYRMYGFPKDQDRMKRWMAMVSRQNLHMTWASNSRKLCHVHFEDDQFTATKTGGKLKLRPDALPTVFIHRPKPKRRKPIQMDHTYNAKLNFENCKMATNDIVLPDETQEKCSRYSLLRWLNNTLKVKFNHVSQTCSGATHCQFMHWLFPGSLDMSQVKFQAQNEGEFRHNYNLLQEAFDRSGITKGIPVGELVTGSFKANFVFLKWFKTFFTENIKDMDYDPVQARAGEGICPALIMMNSPKRGSSRLEPDVEETKGAQNFPYTEKWKEMYSWAEPSTCGELYAYCSVCGTDLLTYRKGIQDLTRHFVTIKHKTRAKKPQLELQAPKTGPLPCSEVVVQFINKYCSSSSSGGDQPSRGFARYMLGLEFPTDVLSICKQTPYCLYVYGGVTLEEAATVSVVLVGFFDIESATHHIRLLDVLPSPAEEAGEEPKKTGGAVVEAMKRFSLPLINLSAVYVGGTGASAQHVCSQLREFSPNLVAFGDLDKLADAACHAAVTALSASVLKIISELHAYFTSTSKEIDCLKDLFASENNDSKTFHPSRDCLNFSQLVRKMLETWPDLVSFFESCKKDKDKDKVQPIFVMLQDANLKATFKFLALALKPLEAFQKHLEMHDGDTGADLVRILQEASSLLHTYAAHFLNPQAAERFLEEHDARVLTDKTLHQSGADLVAGGSAVEELLDEPLTQQFLSFYMTLTGLIAKEVPLSDRILKSMAQLLNPETKLKVTDTAVEELGKRLGVCSTEGEVNQLTKELLEYQQSEEEEEEEDGEHQDTSAISLEKHWAGVLKNRDSSSVLRNLVLSLLSFPCPPLEAEIVYAQAVASGDAILFSEDREDSIMEDNPISEGTSTSPVQNGIKMEEDCSVSEPNIGGDKDGLVSSQEGPTRGGNGWETSLRQKPPSRAVFQAGRGTWAKPIGLDKDSPRGRESEDELGKDTSPASSRITPSGRNLRRVQAYQDGKGFLTGELVWGSLKGFSMWPGLVVPWKAKSAPPGMRRVEWFGDGMFSEIPSSGLMPFHAFTRCFCKNSYASLPTYKDAIYQIIELAGERCRKSFGAAKGGKEDELNLMLDWAHGGFLPSGPDGFRPPGSTPADQSDSAQSDYNPPAKRKHVSKAKAIALAAVTYNRESMIQEIEDKGKKIEDFCMSCGSPETEIFHPLFVGSLCLKCKDNFIETFYRYDEDGYQSYCTVCCGGLEVILCGNPSCCRCFCKDCINILVGQGTFDQLKDIDPWSCYVCKPSECGGNLRLRSDWRLKVQEFFVNNSALAFEPHRVYPSISADQRRPIRVLSLFDGIATGYLVLKELGIKVELYVASEICGDSIAVGMIKHQGKIQYVNDVRTITRKTLAEWGPFDLLIGGSPCNDLSMVNPLRKGLFEGTGRLFFEFYRMLTMMRPKEDDDRPFFWLFENVVFMGANDKSDICRFLECNPILIDAVKVSPAHRARYFWGNVPGMHRPLATSLDDKVGLQDCLEVGRKAKFEKVRTITTKSNSIRQGKDGPLPVDMNGKEDYLWCTEMEQIFGFPKHYTDVNNMGRCQRQRVLGRSWSVPVIRHLFAPLKDYFECESGQ; this comes from the exons AAAACTGCAAGATGGCAACCAATGACATCGTGCTTCCCGATGAGACCCAAGAAAAATGCAGCCGCTATAGCTTGCTGAGATGGCTCAACAACACGCTAAAAGTTAAATTCAATCATGTGTCACAGACATGCTCAG GTGCCACTCACTGCCAGTTCATGCACTGGCTGTTCCCAGGCTCGCTCGACATGAGCCAAGTGAAGTTCCAGGCACAGAACGAGGGGGAATTCAGGCACAACTACAATCTGCTTCAGGAAGCATTTGATAGGAGCGGCATTACCAAG GGAATTCCCGTTGGAGAACTGGTCACTGGCTCATTCAAAGCAAACTTCGTCTTCTTGAAGTGGTTCAAGACGTTTTTCACAGAAAACATCAAAGATATGGACTACGACCCAGTCCAAGCACGGGCTGGTGAAGGAATCTGTCCCGCGCTTATAATGATGAACTCCCCAAAAAGAG GGAGTTCGAGACTGGAACCTGATGTTGAAGAAACGAAGGGCGCCCAAAATTTCCCCTACACCGAGAAGTGGAAGGAGATGTACAGTTGGGCGGAGCCCAGCACTTGTGGAGAGCTCTACGCttactgcagtgtgtgtggtacaGACTTGTTGACATATCGTAAAGGCATCCAGGATCTAACCCGACACTTTGTCACAATCAAACACAAGACAAGGGCCAAAAAACCCCAACTGGAACTTCAAGCCCCAAAAACAGGGCCATTGCCCTGTAGCGAGGTTGTCGTGCAGTTCATAAACAAATACTGTTCGTCAAGCTCCTCTGGTGGAGACCAGCCGTCTAGAGGCTTTGCACGCTATATGCTGGGATTAGAGTTTCCCACTGACGTTTTGTCGATTTGCAAGCAAACACCGTACTGCTTGTACGTGTACGGAGGGGTGACACTGGAGGAGGCGGCCACCGTGTCTGTGGTTCTCGTTGGCTTCTTTGACATAGAATCTGCTACTCACCATATCAGGCTTCTGGACGTTCTGCCCTCTCCCGCAGAAGAAGCAGGGGAAGAACCAAAGAAAACAGGAGGAGCTGTGGTGGAGGCCATGAAGAGATTCAGCCTTCCCTTGATTAATCTGTCTGCGGTTTACGTCGGTGGCACTGGTGCCTCCGCGCAGCACGTCTGCTCACAGCTCAGGGAGTTCAGTCCAAACCTAGTTGCCTTCGGAGATCTGGATAAGTTGGCGGATGCTGCCTGCCATGCCGCAGTCACAGCCCTCTCTGCCTCGGTTCTGAAGATCATTTCAGAGCTCCATGCATATTTCACGTCCACCTCCAAGGAGATTGATTGTTTAAAGGATCTGTTCGCTTCTGAGAACAATGACAGCAAAACATTTCATCCTAGCAGAGACTGCCTTAACTTTAGTCAGTTAGTCAGGAAGATGCTGGAAACGTGGCCAGATCTGGTTTCCTTCTTCGAATCTTGCAAAAAGGACAAGGACAAGGACAAAGTCCAGCCCATCTTTGTCATGCTGCAGGACGCAAACCTCAAGGCAACCTTTAAGTTCCTGGCTTTGGCCCTGAAGCCTCTTGAGGCTTTCCAAAAACATCTAGAGATGCATGATGGAGATACAGGCGCAGACCTGGTGCGCATCTTGCAAGAAGCCAGCAGCTTGTTGCACACCTATGCCGCCCACTTCCTCAATCCGCAGGCTGCAGAGCGCTTCCTTGAGGAGCACGACGCCCGTGTCCTTACAGACAAGACGCTTCACCAGTCAGGGGCCGACCTCGTGGCTGGGGGTTCAGccgtggaggagctgctggatgAGCCTCTTACACAGCAGTTCTTGTCATTCTACATGACACTCACAGGTCTCATTGCTAAAGAGGTGCCACTGAGTGACAGGATCCTGAAGAGCATGGCGCAGCTCCTGAACCCCGAGACCAAACTCAAAGTAACAGACACGGCCGTGGAAGAACTGGGAAAGAGGCTGGGAGTCTGCAGCACTGAAGGAGAGGTGAACCAGCTCACCAAAGAGCTTCTGGAGTATCAGCAgagcgaagaagaagaagaggaggaagatggagaacACCAAGATACATCTGCCATCTCACTGGAGAAGCACTGGGCCGGCGTGCTCAAAAACAGGGATTCTTCCTCCGTCCTCAGGAACCTGGTCTTGAGCCTGCTGTCCTTCCCTTGTCCTCCCCTCGAGGCCGAGATAGTCTACGCTCAG GCCGTCGCAAGCGGAGATGCCATATTGTTTTCGGAAGACAGAGAGGATTCGATCATGGAGGACAACCCTATTTCTGAGGGCACTAGTACCTCCCCTGTCCAGAATGGCATAAAGATGGAAGAGGATTGTAGTGTATCAG AACCAAATATTGGGGGTGACAAAGATGGACTCGTCTCCAGTCAAGAG GGGCCCACTAGGGGAGGTAATGGTTGGGAGACCAGCTTGCGGCAGAAACCCCCGTCCCGCGCAGTGTTTCAGGCCGGCCGGGGCACCTGGGCCAAGCCTATAGGTCTTGATAAGGACAGCCCAAGGGGACGGGAGTCTGAGGATGAGTTG GGGAAAGACACTTCACCGGCATCCAGTAGGATAACCCCGAGCGGTCGAAATTTGAGACGGGTCCAGGCCTATCAG GATGGGAAGGGCTTCCTGACCGGAGAGCTGGTGTGGGGGAGTCTGAAGGGCTTCTCCATGTGGCCCGGGTTGGTCGTGCCCTGGAAGGCCAAGTCAGCGCCACCTGGGATGAGACGCGTGGAGTGGTTTGGAGACGGGATGTTCTCGGAG atcccctcttcaggcctTATGCCGTTTCATGCCTTTACTCGCTGCTTCTGCAAAAATTCCTACGCCAGCCTGCCAACGTACAAGGACGCTATCTACCAGATCATTGAG CTGGCCGGGGAACGCTGCAGGAAGTCGTTTGGAGCGGCGAAGGGAGGCAAGGAGGACGAGCTCAATCTGATGCTGGACTGGGCCCACGGGGGATTCCTTCCAAGCGGGCCGGATGGCTTCAGGCCCCCTGGCT CTACACCGGCAGATCAGTCAGACAGTGCACAGTCAGACTACAATCCGCCAGCTAAAAGGAAACATGTTAGCAAGGCAAAAGCGATTGCACTTGCTGCAGTCACCTACAACAGAG AATCAATGATACAGGAAATTGAAGACAAGGGTAAAAAGATTGAAG ATTTCTGTATGTCTTGTGGATCACCTGAGACAGAAATCTTCCATCCACTGTTTGTTGGCAGTCTCTGTTTGAAGTGCAAG GACAACTTTATAGAGACATTTTATCGCTACGACGAAGATGGCTACCAGTCGTACTGCACCGTTTGCTGTGGCGGCCTCGAGGTGATTCTCTGCGGCAATCCCAGCTGCTGCAG ATGTTTCTGCAAGGATTGCATCAACATCCTGGTGGGCCAGGGGACCTTCGATCAGCTGAAGGACATCGACCCTTGGAGCTGCTACGTATGCAAGCCGTCCGAGTGCGGTGGGAACCTGAGGCTGAGGTCCGACTGGAGGCTGAAGGTCCAGGAGTTCTTCGTCAACAACAGTGCACTGGCATTC GAACCCCATCGAGTGtatccctccatctctgctgACCAGCGCAGACCCATCAGAGTGCTGTCACTATTCGATGGCATTGCAACAG GTTACCTCGTGCTCAAAGAGCTGGGCATCAAAGTGGAGCTCTACGTGGCTTCAGAGATATGCGGCGATTCCATCGCCGTGGGAATGATCAAACACCAGGGAAAGATCCAATACGTCAACGACGTGCGCACAATCACAAGGAAAACT CTGGCCGAATGGGGTCCGTTTGACCTGCTGATCGGAGGCAGTCCCTGTAACGATCTGTCCATGGTGAACCCTCTTCGAAAAGGATTGTTTG AGGGCACTGGCAGACTGTTTTTTGAGTTCTACCGAATGCTGACCATGATGAGGCCTAAAGAAGATGACGACCGCCCGTTCTTCTGGTTGTTTGAGAACGTGGTGTTCATGGGGGCCAACGACAAGTCAGATATCTGCAGATTCCTTGAG TGTAACCCCATTCTTATTGACGCAGTGAAAGTCAGTCCTGCGCACAGAGCTCGCTATTTCTGGGGAAACGTCCCTGGCATGCACAG GCCTCTTGCAACATCTCTAGATGACAAAGTTGGCCTCCAGGATTGTTTGGAAGTGGGACGCAAAGCAAAG TTTGAGAAAGTCCGCACCATCACAACAAAATCCAACTCCATAAGGCAGGGAAAGGATGGCCCTCTTCCGGTGGACATGAACGGGAAGGAGGACTACCTCTGGTGTACCGAGATGGAGCA AATCTTTGGCTTCCCTAAACACTACACCGACGTGAACAACATGGGCCGGTGCCAGAGGCAGAGGGTCCTGGGTCGATCCTGGAGCGTCCCGGTCATCCGCCACCTCTTCGCCCCCCTCAAGGACTATTTTGAATGTGAATCAGGACAGTAA